In a genomic window of Lacrimispora sp. BS-2:
- a CDS encoding stage III sporulation protein AB, translated as MDNTWLRILGALLVIISCSGLGFFMAAQWNEHLKTVEKLRKMIFLLKGEIVYANSPLTEAFEQAGRKAGGEIGVLFEHVSERLSSQQRESFYTVWQEEIDKLPREVCLSKEDKQNLKGLGEHLGYLDMDMQERNILLYLEQLDLTIGYLRKHKQEKSRLYTSLGIMGGLFLTIVMY; from the coding sequence ATGGATAATACGTGGCTGCGGATATTAGGAGCTCTTCTGGTCATTATATCATGCTCCGGCCTGGGATTTTTTATGGCGGCCCAATGGAACGAGCATTTAAAGACCGTTGAGAAACTTCGTAAAATGATTTTTCTTCTGAAGGGTGAGATTGTTTATGCCAATTCCCCGCTGACGGAGGCATTCGAGCAGGCCGGCAGAAAGGCCGGGGGGGAGATCGGTGTTTTGTTTGAGCACGTGTCGGAACGGCTTTCCTCACAACAGAGGGAATCCTTTTATACCGTCTGGCAGGAGGAAATTGACAAGCTTCCCAGAGAAGTCTGCTTATCAAAAGAGGACAAACAGAATTTAAAAGGCCTGGGAGAGCATTTGGGGTACCTGGATATGGACATGCAGGAGCGGAATATTCTTTTATACTTAGAGCAGCTGGACTTAACAATCGGTTATTTGAGAAAACATAAGCAGGAGAAAAGCCGCCTCTATACCAGCCTGGGTATCATGGGCGGTTTATTCCTAACAATCGTTATGTATTAA
- the spoIIIAC gene encoding stage III sporulation protein AC: protein MGVNLIFKIAAVGILVSVICQVLKHSGREEQAFLTSLAGLILVLFWLVPYIYQLFESIKNLFAL from the coding sequence ATGGGGGTCAATTTGATTTTTAAAATTGCAGCAGTTGGAATCCTGGTTTCCGTCATCTGCCAGGTATTAAAACACAGTGGGCGGGAAGAACAGGCATTCTTAACAAGCCTCGCGGGGCTGATCCTGGTGCTGTTCTGGCTGGTGCCTTATATTTATCAGTTATTTGAATCCATTAAAAATTTATTTGCATTGTAG
- a CDS encoding stage III sporulation AC/AD family protein, whose product MTVVTIAITGIVAVLLAVSLKGMKGEYGTYLVMAAGFFIFFYGIGKLTTILDTMKEIQSYIKINSIYLSTLVKMIGITYIAEFAAGICKDAGYGAVGTQIEIFGKLSVLAVSMPILLALIQTLQVFLS is encoded by the coding sequence ATGACCGTAGTAACCATAGCCATAACAGGAATTGTAGCGGTGCTGTTAGCAGTTTCCTTAAAGGGAATGAAAGGGGAATACGGGACCTATCTGGTCATGGCGGCGGGCTTTTTTATCTTTTTTTACGGCATAGGAAAGCTTACCACCATTCTGGATACCATGAAGGAGATCCAGTCCTATATTAAGATCAACAGCATCTATTTATCCACTCTGGTGAAGATGATAGGAATTACCTATATCGCAGAATTTGCCGCCGGGATATGCAAGGATGCCGGATATGGAGCCGTTGGGACTCAGATAGAGATATTTGGAAAGCTGTCCGTTCTGGCTGTCAGCATGCCCATTCTCCTTGCGCTGATCCAGACGCTGCAGGTATTTTTATCATGA
- a CDS encoding stage III sporulation protein AE, which produces MKRTAFFLMCLLTVLFFCKDSLGAETSPGKEAAAPAENLDLDQYDLTDIQQFLDQAKGNQGMNLSFKELMKDLMDGKLNEVMGQAGKALKDLLMGEIRNSGHMMGQIMVLGIIGAVFSNFSSVFTGSQISETGFFVTYLLLFTYLAASFFTSVTITANVVGQILDFTKVLMPAYFLAAAFAGSSASAAASYEFTLFVIVAAQWLLGQVLLSLIRVYALLVMAGHIAKEEMLSKLTELLEQVVSWSLKTLVGVVLGFHLIQSMVLPYVDSIKTGAVQKLIGAIPGIGQGVSSVAQMVLGSGVLIKNTIGAAGIIILLILSVIPLLKLAVLMVLYQCVAALLQPVCDKRIVSCISEMAKGHKMLLSVAASAVILFVVTIALVCASTNVTYYTG; this is translated from the coding sequence ATGAAAAGAACCGCCTTTTTCCTGATGTGCCTTTTGACAGTACTGTTTTTTTGTAAGGACAGCCTGGGAGCGGAAACATCTCCGGGAAAGGAAGCAGCAGCCCCGGCGGAAAATTTAGACCTGGATCAATATGATTTAACGGATATCCAGCAATTTCTGGACCAGGCAAAGGGGAACCAGGGCATGAACCTTTCCTTTAAAGAGCTTATGAAGGATCTGATGGATGGAAAATTAAACGAGGTTATGGGACAGGCCGGAAAAGCTCTTAAAGATCTGCTGATGGGAGAAATAAGAAACAGCGGACATATGATGGGACAGATCATGGTGCTTGGAATCATTGGAGCTGTGTTTTCCAATTTCTCCAGCGTATTTACTGGAAGCCAGATTTCAGAAACCGGATTTTTTGTCACCTATTTGCTTTTATTTACCTATCTGGCGGCCAGTTTTTTCACCAGCGTTACCATCACGGCAAATGTGGTGGGGCAGATCCTGGATTTTACAAAGGTATTGATGCCTGCCTATTTCCTGGCGGCGGCATTTGCGGGAAGCAGTGCATCGGCGGCAGCTTCTTATGAGTTCACATTATTTGTCATCGTTGCCGCCCAGTGGCTTTTGGGACAGGTGCTCTTGTCGCTCATAAGAGTTTATGCCCTTTTAGTCATGGCAGGCCACATTGCAAAGGAAGAAATGCTTTCAAAGCTTACGGAGCTGTTGGAACAGGTGGTTTCCTGGAGCCTAAAGACTCTGGTAGGAGTTGTGCTTGGATTCCATCTTATACAGTCCATGGTTCTGCCCTATGTGGATTCCATAAAGACAGGGGCCGTTCAGAAGCTGATCGGAGCCATTCCGGGAATCGGCCAGGGAGTCAGCTCGGTTGCCCAGATGGTGCTGGGGTCCGGGGTACTTATAAAAAATACCATTGGCGCGGCCGGTATTATCATACTCCTTATCCTCTCCGTGATTCCTTTGCTTAAATTGGCAGTGCTGATGGTTTTATATCAGTGCGTTGCCGCCCTTTTGCAGCCTGTCTGTGATAAAAGGATTGTTTCCTGTATTTCTGAAATGGCAAAAGGCCATAAAATGCTTTTATCTGTAGCGGCCTCCGCTGTGATCCTCTTTGTTGTTACCATAGCGCTTGTATGCGCTTCTACCAATGTGACCTATTATACAGGGTGA
- a CDS encoding stage III sporulation protein AF: MEELFSWIRNITYYLIFITVVGNLLPNKKYEKYIKLFSGMVLILLVLKPITGGLRLDDTIAYYFESISLKKEAGELTGKLSDMEGKRLESMIARYEEAVGTDLKTMAETDGFTCRETRAEIDKDQESSTFGHVVRVTMVLSSGGTGKETEDIAVSGNGGMPVKKVPEVEEVKIAGTEQEQVDDRAQEDVRKQKQEENSRLSGLRRRIAEYYDLEEQDIEIQMEDGKG; the protein is encoded by the coding sequence ATGGAAGAATTGTTTAGCTGGATACGTAATATAACCTATTACCTGATTTTTATAACCGTGGTGGGAAACCTCCTGCCAAATAAAAAATATGAAAAATACATAAAATTATTTTCCGGCATGGTTCTGATCCTTTTGGTGTTAAAGCCTATTACAGGGGGATTGAGGCTTGATGATACAATTGCTTACTATTTTGAGTCCATAAGCCTTAAAAAGGAAGCCGGAGAGCTGACAGGGAAGCTTTCAGATATGGAAGGCAAAAGGCTGGAGAGCATGATTGCCAGATATGAGGAAGCGGTTGGAACGGATTTAAAGACCATGGCTGAGACCGACGGTTTTACCTGCAGGGAGACCAGGGCGGAGATTGACAAGGATCAGGAAAGCAGTACCTTTGGCCATGTAGTGCGGGTGACCATGGTTTTGTCATCGGGAGGAACCGGAAAGGAGACGGAAGATATTGCGGTTTCCGGAAATGGGGGGATGCCGGTAAAAAAAGTACCGGAAGTGGAAGAAGTGAAAATAGCCGGTACGGAACAGGAACAAGTTGACGACAGGGCACAGGAGGACGTGAGAAAACAGAAGCAGGAAGAAAATTCCCGGCTTTCTGGTCTTAGAAGACGGATTGCGGAATATTATGATTTGGAGGAACAGGATATTGAAATTCAAATGGAAGATGGGAAAGGATAA
- a CDS encoding stage III sporulation protein AG: protein MIWRNRILKFKWKMGKDKWLILLAIGMIILILTFPSGSGMAARVEKTAESKNQTTLQQGIVTEPGDSQMAALAGTDRTYEEQLEARVKKILKTVDGVGQVEVMIVLKSSEEKVLRVDKDSSDSSTEEKDSSGGTRKITSAESKENTILTGSGENTSPIVEKEIRPEIEGIIISAQGGGSPTVKAEISGAMEALFNLPPHKIKVLKRVE, encoded by the coding sequence ATGATTTGGAGGAACAGGATATTGAAATTCAAATGGAAGATGGGAAAGGATAAATGGCTGATCCTGCTGGCGATTGGAATGATTATCCTGATCCTTACATTTCCCTCCGGTTCGGGTATGGCTGCCAGGGTAGAAAAGACAGCAGAAAGCAAAAACCAGACGACATTGCAGCAAGGGATTGTGACAGAGCCTGGGGATTCGCAAATGGCTGCCCTTGCAGGAACAGACCGGACCTATGAGGAGCAATTGGAGGCGAGGGTGAAGAAAATCTTAAAAACCGTGGATGGGGTCGGTCAGGTAGAAGTTATGATCGTGCTGAAATCCTCAGAGGAGAAGGTACTCCGGGTCGATAAGGACAGTTCGGATTCATCTACTGAGGAAAAGGACAGCTCCGGAGGAACCAGAAAGATCACCAGCGCAGAGAGCAAGGAAAACACAATTCTGACTGGTTCAGGAGAAAATACATCTCCCATTGTGGAGAAGGAGATACGTCCGGAAATAGAAGGAATTATCATCAGTGCCCAGGGCGGAGGCAGTCCAACGGTAAAAGCTGAAATTTCCGGTGCCATGGAAGCATTATTTAACCTGCCCCCACATAAAATAAAAGTATTAAAGAGGGTGGAATAA
- a CDS encoding SpoIIIAH-like family protein — protein sequence MRIWKTSNEPKVPKTPKKMDMKKLFRRNQIIITTLAVMIAAAGYLNYAGKQEAASGTDVYEAGMTDISEEDIFAENQSLTGSDNSQEIASLDQDAEDIDKLAAGSTDTALESDGSVDLAANETQAAPTGLDNPGEAVLTSGMNVSEYISSVQLNREQVRAKNKDTLMNLINNPNIEEAAKQQAIQEMIDMTAIAEKENAAETLLLAKGFADPVVSISSGKVDVVINASSISDPQRAQIEDIVKRKTEVGAENIVITLMKLEE from the coding sequence ATGAGAATTTGGAAAACAAGCAATGAACCCAAGGTCCCTAAAACCCCAAAGAAAATGGATATGAAGAAACTGTTCCGAAGAAACCAGATTATTATCACCACCTTAGCCGTTATGATCGCTGCCGCTGGATATTTAAACTATGCAGGAAAGCAGGAGGCCGCTTCCGGGACAGACGTCTATGAGGCTGGAATGACTGATATTTCTGAAGAAGATATTTTTGCGGAAAACCAGTCCCTTACCGGCAGTGACAACAGTCAGGAAATTGCAAGTCTTGACCAGGATGCTGAGGATATTGATAAACTGGCAGCAGGAAGTACAGATACAGCTTTAGAAAGTGATGGATCTGTAGATCTGGCAGCTAATGAGACACAGGCAGCCCCAACCGGCCTTGACAATCCTGGAGAAGCAGTGCTTACCAGCGGAATGAACGTATCAGAATACATATCCAGTGTACAGTTAAACAGAGAGCAGGTAAGGGCAAAGAATAAGGATACCTTAATGAACTTAATTAACAATCCTAACATTGAGGAAGCCGCAAAGCAGCAGGCCATTCAGGAAATGATCGATATGACGGCGATTGCTGAAAAAGAAAATGCAGCAGAAACCCTTCTGCTTGCCAAAGGATTTGCAGATCCTGTGGTCAGCATTTCCAGCGGAAAAGTGGATGTTGTCATCAACGCTTCCAGCATCTCAGATCCTCAGCGTGCTCAGATTGAGGACATCGTTAAGAGGAAAACCGAAGTAGGGGCGGAAAATATCGTAATCACCCTTATGAAACTGGAAGAGTAA
- a CDS encoding Asp23/Gls24 family envelope stress response protein, translating into MESRNTHKVYEKDKIGEVQIADDVVAIIAGLAATEVEGVDSMAGNITNELVAKLGMKNLSKGVKVELTEEHVSVDLSLNIKYGYSIPTVSEKVQEKVQNAIENMTGLTVLDVNIRIAGVALDENK; encoded by the coding sequence ATGGAAAGCAGAAATACTCACAAGGTATATGAAAAAGATAAAATTGGCGAAGTACAGATTGCAGACGATGTGGTGGCTATCATTGCAGGTCTTGCAGCAACCGAGGTAGAAGGTGTGGATTCCATGGCCGGCAATATCACCAATGAGCTGGTGGCAAAGCTGGGCATGAAAAATTTATCCAAGGGTGTTAAGGTGGAACTGACAGAAGAACATGTATCCGTGGATTTATCCTTAAACATCAAATACGGTTACAGCATACCTACCGTCAGTGAGAAAGTCCAGGAGAAGGTGCAGAACGCCATTGAGAACATGACAGGCTTGACGGTTCTGGATGTAAACATCCGGATTGCCGGTGTAGCATTGGATGAGAATAAATAG
- a CDS encoding diguanylate cyclase codes for MMTDREKDRYSVRVMTLFGLVVSVIMGIFALNIYYFREVEQSLAEQAYQDLKRENDEASAYLQRIIRERFEMLEVFSAYSDMPEGTEKEKWQEKTEAFKREGLRFGISDGQGIMYYGNNKSQDVSARIDYQRALKGENSVFRLPPEDFNGLGGIVLTVPVIRGDRAEGAACMEYTSEELGKYLNSVEPGPNGASLVFTKSGELVIPFPGYENYANIFDILKTMEFREGQSLEQMEKTVESGSSGYATYYQGGSRKLLSYQPAGVEDWMVASLVEVEGYDSVLYKIRRRSDIFIASSAAMVACTVFLLICIIYLRKKETKQAQKDYLTGVYTRETARKLVEQRMKGGGKKRFYACMFLDIDDFKKINDTFGHHKGDLVLTQAGRILSACTREEDVIVRFGGDEFCVWLYGLGGRKQPETIARRILNAFHASGTIHASIGITLVGENETEYDAILRRADQALYQAKRKGKNQFTFQL; via the coding sequence ATGATGACTGATAGGGAGAAAGACCGCTACTCGGTGAGGGTTATGACTTTGTTTGGTCTGGTGGTATCGGTAATTATGGGGATATTCGCTTTAAACATTTATTATTTCAGAGAGGTGGAACAAAGCCTGGCAGAACAGGCTTACCAGGATTTAAAGAGGGAGAATGACGAGGCATCAGCCTATCTTCAGAGAATAATCCGGGAAAGGTTTGAAATGCTGGAGGTGTTTTCTGCATACAGTGATATGCCGGAGGGAACGGAAAAAGAGAAATGGCAGGAAAAAACAGAGGCCTTTAAAAGGGAGGGCTTACGGTTTGGAATTTCCGACGGGCAGGGAATCATGTATTATGGAAACAATAAATCCCAGGATGTTTCTGCGCGCATTGATTATCAGAGAGCATTAAAGGGAGAAAACAGTGTTTTCAGGCTGCCTCCGGAAGACTTTAACGGGCTGGGCGGAATTGTTCTGACTGTTCCGGTCATAAGAGGGGACAGGGCAGAAGGGGCGGCATGTATGGAGTATACCTCTGAAGAACTGGGGAAGTATTTAAATAGTGTAGAGCCAGGCCCAAATGGTGCCAGTCTGGTATTCACAAAATCAGGAGAACTGGTGATCCCGTTCCCTGGGTACGAAAATTATGCCAATATTTTTGATATACTGAAAACCATGGAATTTAGGGAAGGACAATCTTTGGAGCAGATGGAAAAGACGGTAGAAAGCGGCTCTTCCGGGTATGCCACCTACTATCAGGGGGGCAGCAGAAAGCTTCTTTCTTATCAGCCTGCAGGAGTTGAAGACTGGATGGTGGCTTCCCTGGTGGAAGTGGAAGGCTATGATAGTGTTCTTTACAAGATCAGAAGACGGTCTGATATCTTTATTGCAAGCTCAGCGGCCATGGTGGCCTGTACGGTCTTTCTTCTTATTTGTATTATCTATTTACGGAAAAAGGAAACAAAACAGGCGCAAAAGGATTATTTAACAGGCGTTTATACCAGAGAAACAGCAAGAAAACTGGTGGAGCAGAGAATGAAAGGCGGAGGGAAAAAGAGGTTTTATGCCTGTATGTTTCTTGATATTGACGATTTCAAGAAAATTAATGACACCTTCGGCCATCATAAGGGAGATCTGGTTTTGACCCAGGCAGGGCGGATCTTGAGCGCCTGTACAAGAGAAGAGGATGTGATTGTCCGCTTTGGGGGAGATGAGTTTTGCGTCTGGCTGTACGGCTTAGGCGGGAGAAAACAGCCTGAGACCATTGCAAGACGGATATTAAATGCGTTCCACGCCTCCGGAACCATACATGCAAGTATTGGGATCACCCTGGTAGGAGAAAATGAGACGGAATACGACGCTATTTTAAGACGGGCTGATCAGGCATTGTATCAGGCAAAGAGAAAAGGAAAGAATCAGTTTACATTCCAGCTTTAG
- a CDS encoding aspartate dehydrogenase domain-containing protein: MNKLRLGIIGNGYLGGIIAGAWRDGLLPEYELVGIVGRTKEKTDALAKEVCCSSCSGIDELLELKPDYIAEAASGTSVKDMAEKILSNGCNLIVLSIGAFADKEFYEKVKATAVKHNTRVHIASGAVGGFDVLRTVSLMGEATAGIETRKGPESLRNTPLFEEHLMTDEESTMVFDGNAKEAIGLLPTKVNVAVASSLATVGPEKTRVNIHSVPGMIGDDHKITAEIEGVKAVVDIYSSTSAIAGWSVVAVLQNIVSPIVF, encoded by the coding sequence ATGAATAAGCTTAGACTTGGAATTATTGGAAACGGTTATCTTGGAGGGATTATTGCAGGAGCATGGAGAGATGGCTTATTGCCGGAGTATGAGCTGGTTGGGATCGTTGGAAGGACAAAGGAAAAGACAGATGCCCTTGCTAAGGAAGTTTGCTGCAGCTCCTGTTCTGGAATCGATGAACTGCTGGAATTAAAACCGGATTACATCGCTGAGGCGGCATCCGGAACTTCGGTTAAGGACATGGCGGAGAAGATCCTGTCAAATGGCTGCAATCTCATTGTGCTGTCTATTGGTGCTTTTGCGGATAAGGAATTTTATGAGAAAGTGAAGGCCACGGCCGTTAAACATAATACCAGGGTGCACATCGCATCAGGAGCGGTGGGCGGCTTTGATGTGCTCCGTACGGTTTCTCTCATGGGAGAGGCCACAGCCGGGATCGAGACAAGAAAAGGACCGGAATCCTTAAGAAATACCCCTCTTTTTGAGGAACATTTAATGACCGATGAAGAAAGCACCATGGTGTTTGACGGCAATGCAAAAGAGGCGATCGGGCTTCTTCCTACAAAGGTAAATGTTGCGGTAGCGTCTTCCCTGGCAACTGTCGGACCGGAGAAAACCAGAGTGAACATTCACAGTGTTCCGGGAATGATTGGGGATGATCATAAGATCACTGCGGAAATCGAAGGTGTGAAGGCTGTTGTGGATATTTATTCAAGCACCAGTGCCATTGCCGGTTGGAGTGTGGTGGCTGTTCTGCAGAATATTGTGTCACCCATTGTTTTTTAA
- a CDS encoding NAD(P)-dependent oxidoreductase: MFEKLVAIEPVSLVEEAEKELFHYAKQVVMYQDIPSDDEEIVRRIGDADGVLLSYTSKISRHVFERCPNIRYVGMCCSLYSKESANVDIAYAEQHGITVYGIRDYGDVGVVEYAICELVRFLHGYDRPMWKDMPVEITGLKVGIVGMGVSGGMVGNALKLLGADVSYYSRSRKPQYEEKGIGYRPLGELLEGSEVVFTCLNKNVILLHEEEFKRLGNGKILFNTSIGPAFEPEDLKNWLEAGDNRFACDTAGAAGDGELLKHPRVFCVNASAGRTRQAFGLLSEKVLDNIRRFLENSKVSIV; encoded by the coding sequence ATGTTTGAGAAGTTGGTTGCCATAGAGCCGGTAAGCTTGGTGGAAGAAGCGGAGAAAGAGCTTTTCCACTATGCAAAACAGGTAGTGATGTACCAGGATATTCCCAGTGATGACGAGGAGATCGTAAGGAGAATCGGAGATGCGGATGGGGTGCTTTTAAGCTACACCTCCAAAATCAGCCGGCATGTCTTTGAAAGATGTCCCAATATCAGGTATGTTGGGATGTGCTGCAGCCTTTATTCAAAGGAAAGCGCAAACGTTGACATCGCTTATGCGGAACAGCACGGGATTACGGTTTACGGGATCCGCGATTACGGCGATGTTGGAGTGGTGGAATATGCAATCTGTGAACTGGTGCGCTTTCTTCATGGATATGACAGGCCCATGTGGAAGGATATGCCGGTAGAAATCACCGGATTAAAGGTAGGAATTGTAGGAATGGGTGTTTCCGGCGGGATGGTCGGAAATGCTTTAAAGCTTCTGGGAGCGGATGTATCCTATTACAGCAGAAGCAGAAAGCCCCAGTACGAGGAAAAAGGAATCGGGTACCGCCCGTTAGGAGAGCTTTTAGAGGGCAGTGAAGTGGTATTTACCTGCTTAAATAAGAATGTGATCCTTCTGCACGAAGAAGAATTCAAAAGGCTTGGAAATGGAAAGATCCTGTTTAATACATCCATTGGGCCTGCTTTTGAACCGGAGGATTTAAAAAACTGGCTGGAGGCCGGTGACAACCGGTTTGCCTGCGATACGGCGGGAGCTGCCGGAGATGGAGAACTTTTAAAGCATCCCAGGGTGTTTTGCGTCAATGCTTCGGCCGGGAGAACCAGGCAGGCCTTTGGGCTTTTAAGCGAAAAAGTGCTTGATAATATCCGGCGGTTTTTGGAGAATAGCAAAGTTTCTATTGTATAA
- the nusB gene encoding transcription antitermination factor NusB: MTRSKMREHCFKMLFCADFYPAEEKTGQLIQYFEEPKEDDLNAEGVEEIIHDVDMSEENAAYLRERAESVMVRIPELDSKINEVAEGWKTKRMGKAELTILRLALYEILFDEDVPEKVAINEAVELAKKYGGNEAPAFINGVLAKLV; encoded by the coding sequence ATGACCAGAAGTAAAATGCGCGAACACTGCTTTAAAATGCTCTTTTGTGCGGATTTTTATCCAGCAGAGGAGAAGACAGGGCAGCTTATTCAATATTTTGAGGAACCAAAAGAGGATGATTTAAACGCCGAGGGCGTAGAGGAGATCATCCATGATGTGGATATGAGTGAAGAAAATGCTGCTTATTTAAGAGAAAGGGCAGAGTCCGTTATGGTCAGAATCCCTGAACTGGATTCAAAGATCAATGAAGTAGCCGAAGGCTGGAAGACAAAACGTATGGGTAAGGCTGAACTTACCATTCTCCGCCTGGCTCTGTATGAGATTTTATTTGATGAAGATGTGCCGGAAAAGGTAGCCATCAATGAGGCTGTGGAACTGGCTAAAAAGTACGGCGGGAATGAAGCTCCGGCATTTATTAACGGAGTCCTGGCAAAGCTGGTGTAA